In a genomic window of Streptomyces sp. NBC_01231:
- a CDS encoding formylglycine-generating enzyme family protein, protein MEDKMIAVPAGRVTLSDRRTERRWDVRLAPFRLAAHPVTQEQYARVTGGRPSTALGDRLPVEGVSWWDAIRFCNALSERAGLPSAYRLSADGEDAEWDPDAAGYRLPTEAEWEHACRADTTGPRYGPLDEIAWYRGNADERIHEVGGKRPNPWGLHDMLGDVWEWCWDLYDPEVYGSYRVLRGGGWFDEHWSCRASVRRRSHPTFRVDDVGFRVARSAAGRS, encoded by the coding sequence ATGGAAGACAAGATGATCGCCGTTCCGGCCGGCCGGGTCACGCTGTCCGACCGGCGCACCGAGCGACGCTGGGACGTGCGGCTCGCGCCCTTCCGGCTGGCGGCACACCCGGTCACCCAGGAGCAGTACGCCCGGGTGACCGGCGGCCGCCCGAGCACCGCGCTGGGGGACCGGCTGCCCGTCGAGGGCGTCTCCTGGTGGGACGCGATCCGGTTCTGCAACGCTTTGTCCGAGCGCGCCGGGCTGCCGTCGGCCTACCGCCTCTCCGCCGACGGGGAGGACGCCGAGTGGGACCCGGACGCCGCCGGGTACCGGCTGCCGACCGAGGCCGAGTGGGAGCACGCCTGCCGCGCCGACACGACCGGACCGCGCTACGGGCCCCTCGACGAGATCGCCTGGTACCGCGGCAACGCGGACGAACGGATCCACGAGGTCGGCGGCAAACGCCCCAACCCCTGGGGCCTGCACGACATGCTCGGCGACGTCTGGGAGTGGTGCTGGGACCTCTACGACCCCGAGGTCTACGGCAGTTACCGGGTGCTGCGCGGCGGCGGCTGGTTCGACGAACACTGGAGCTGCCGGGCGTCGGTGCGCCGCCGCAGCCACCCGACGTTCCGCGTCGACGACGTGGGGTTCCGGGTCGCGCGGTCCGCGGCGGGCAGGTCCTGA